In the genome of Myxococcus stipitatus, one region contains:
- a CDS encoding serine hydrolase, translated as MPSWVHILLGAVLALGPLSSSAQSAPPVPVVADEARKLLGIWAAEPVFGPEVQGELTVVREGRTWRASIAGFEAPGHLEKDALTVVLPGGQGTFRGKVGADGKSIRGHWVQPKVVVGGVQYASPVDLRALREGAWRGTVTPWADRLTLYLGVYERPDGSIGAYLRDPEKGFGRQFAFNVSMREGAVTLVDPRGPTTLEGTHDARQDRLTVSLLFLGPLQFTRRDRNQAVGLYARTPAPGPYVYRAPVAESDGWATASLQDVGMDPAPIAALMQRILDTEPGPTAKPLIQGVLIARRGKLVVEEYFHGFDKERLHDLRSASKTLAPVLVGTAIEQGAKLSPQTPVYSMFPAYKPAAPMDPRKAQLTLEHLMTMTSGLDCDDNNEESPGGEDRLQSQEGDWYTYTLDLPLGRAPGAPQAVYCTAGINLLGGVVRHATGTWLPEHFERTVARPLQFRRYAMNLMPDGEAYLGGGLYARPRDALKLGQLYLSGGVWNGRRVVSKGWVERSTARHSVMSMSPERTYGYAWWRHELKVGERVYAEYEAGGNGGQYVMVIPELELTVMFTGGNYGQFNLWKTFREELLPRYILAAVRP; from the coding sequence GTGCCCTCGTGGGTCCATATCCTCCTGGGGGCCGTGTTGGCTTTGGGGCCGCTGTCCTCCAGTGCGCAGTCCGCCCCACCGGTCCCGGTGGTCGCGGACGAGGCTCGGAAGCTGCTGGGCATCTGGGCCGCGGAACCTGTCTTCGGGCCGGAGGTCCAAGGCGAGCTCACAGTGGTTCGAGAGGGGCGCACCTGGCGCGCGAGCATCGCGGGCTTCGAGGCGCCCGGGCACCTGGAGAAGGACGCGCTGACGGTGGTGCTGCCGGGAGGGCAGGGGACGTTCCGAGGCAAGGTGGGCGCCGATGGGAAGAGCATCCGAGGCCACTGGGTGCAGCCCAAGGTCGTCGTCGGAGGCGTCCAGTACGCCTCGCCCGTGGATCTGCGCGCGCTGCGCGAAGGGGCCTGGCGGGGCACCGTGACGCCGTGGGCGGACCGCCTCACGTTGTACCTGGGGGTGTACGAGCGCCCGGATGGCTCCATCGGCGCGTACCTGCGAGACCCGGAGAAGGGCTTCGGCCGGCAGTTCGCGTTCAACGTGTCGATGCGGGAGGGTGCCGTGACGCTGGTGGACCCGCGCGGGCCCACGACGCTCGAGGGCACACATGACGCGCGGCAGGACCGGCTGACCGTGTCCCTGCTCTTCCTGGGGCCGCTCCAGTTCACCCGGAGGGACCGGAACCAGGCGGTGGGGCTCTACGCGCGCACGCCCGCGCCGGGCCCGTATGTCTACCGCGCCCCCGTCGCGGAGTCGGATGGCTGGGCGACGGCGTCGCTCCAGGACGTGGGCATGGACCCCGCGCCCATCGCGGCGCTGATGCAGCGCATCCTCGACACGGAGCCGGGGCCCACAGCGAAGCCGCTCATCCAGGGCGTGCTCATCGCGCGTCGGGGCAAGCTCGTGGTGGAGGAGTACTTCCACGGCTTCGACAAGGAGCGCCTGCATGACCTGCGCTCCGCCTCCAAGACGCTGGCGCCCGTGCTGGTGGGCACCGCCATCGAGCAGGGCGCGAAGCTCTCTCCCCAGACGCCCGTCTACTCGATGTTCCCCGCGTACAAGCCCGCCGCGCCCATGGACCCGCGCAAGGCCCAGCTCACGCTGGAACACTTGATGACGATGACCTCGGGGCTCGACTGCGATGACAACAACGAGGAGTCCCCGGGCGGAGAGGACCGCCTCCAGTCACAGGAAGGCGACTGGTACACATACACGCTGGACCTGCCGCTGGGCCGGGCTCCAGGAGCACCGCAGGCGGTGTACTGCACGGCGGGCATCAACCTGTTGGGCGGCGTGGTGCGCCACGCGACGGGAACGTGGCTGCCCGAGCACTTCGAGCGCACCGTGGCCCGGCCGCTCCAGTTCCGTCGCTACGCGATGAACCTGATGCCGGATGGCGAGGCGTATCTCGGTGGCGGGTTGTACGCGCGGCCTCGGGACGCGCTGAAGCTGGGGCAGCTCTACCTGTCCGGCGGCGTGTGGAATGGCCGGCGCGTGGTCAGCAAGGGCTGGGTCGAGCGCTCCACCGCGCGGCACTCCGTCATGAGCATGAGCCCGGAGCGCACGTATGGCTATGCGTGGTGGCGTCACGAGCTGAAGGTGGGCGAGCGGGTGTACGCGGAATACGAGGCCGGCGGCAACGGAGGCCAGTACGTCATGGTCATCCCCGAGCTGGAGCTCACGGTGATGTTCACCGGCGGGAATTACGGTCAGTTCAACCTCTGGAAGACGTTCCGGGAGGAATTGCTGCCCCGATACATCCTCGCGGCCGTCCGTCCGTAG
- a CDS encoding SDR family oxidoreductase, with protein MTDWALITGASRGIGQAAAARFRKEGWGVLNLSRGESGVPGVVDLRVDLGSGDWEPRVEAALREHLGPSPRRVTLVHNAALYEHDDALALTAEHLRRVLEVNLVAPAVLNRLARPYLREGSSILYVGSTLSEKAVRNNATYVTSKHALVGLMRATCQDLVGTGIHTVCVCPGFTDTELLREHLGDKPELRATIASKSTFGRLITPEEIAHVLYFCATTATVNGAVLHANLGQVET; from the coding sequence GTGACGGACTGGGCCCTCATCACCGGCGCCAGTCGAGGCATCGGACAGGCCGCGGCGGCGCGCTTCCGGAAGGAAGGCTGGGGCGTGCTGAACCTGTCGCGCGGCGAGAGCGGCGTGCCCGGTGTCGTGGACCTGCGCGTGGACCTGGGCTCCGGCGACTGGGAGCCTCGCGTGGAGGCCGCCCTGCGCGAGCACCTGGGGCCGTCCCCCCGCCGCGTCACCCTGGTGCACAACGCGGCGCTCTACGAGCACGACGACGCGCTCGCGCTCACGGCGGAGCACCTGCGCCGGGTGCTGGAGGTCAACCTCGTCGCGCCCGCGGTGCTCAACCGGCTGGCGCGGCCGTACCTGCGCGAGGGCTCCTCCATCCTCTACGTGGGCTCCACGCTGTCGGAGAAGGCCGTCCGCAACAACGCCACCTACGTGACGTCCAAGCACGCGCTCGTCGGGCTGATGCGCGCCACCTGCCAGGACCTGGTGGGCACGGGCATCCACACCGTCTGCGTGTGCCCCGGCTTCACCGACACGGAGCTCCTGCGCGAGCACCTGGGCGACAAGCCCGAGCTCCGGGCCACCATCGCCTCCAAGTCCACGTTCGGGCGACTCATCACTCCGGAGGAGATCGCCCACGTCCTCTACTTCTGCGCCACCACGGCCACGGTGAATGGCGCCGTGCTGCACGCCAACCTGGGCCAGGTGGAGACCTGA
- the queD gene encoding 6-carboxytetrahydropterin synthase QueD, translated as MEPVSKKKVSLVTEISKEFTFEAAHRLPNVPPGHKCSRVHGHSYRIEITVRGPVDPHFGWIVDFSELNTAWQALHAQLDHRLLNDVEGLENPTSELLAAWVYERLSFPNFPAARVVKLRVSETCTSQCTVYPAEG; from the coding sequence ATGGAGCCCGTCTCGAAGAAGAAAGTCTCGCTGGTGACCGAAATCTCGAAGGAGTTCACCTTCGAGGCCGCGCATCGCCTCCCGAATGTCCCCCCCGGCCACAAGTGCTCGCGTGTCCACGGGCACAGCTACCGCATCGAAATCACCGTCCGGGGACCGGTGGACCCTCACTTCGGCTGGATCGTCGACTTCTCCGAGCTCAACACCGCCTGGCAGGCGCTGCACGCGCAGCTGGACCACCGGCTGCTCAACGACGTGGAGGGGCTGGAGAACCCCACGAGCGAGCTGCTCGCGGCTTGGGTCTACGAGCGGCTGAGCTTCCCCAACTTCCCCGCCGCGCGCGTGGTGAAGCTGCGCGTGTCCGAGACGTGCACCTCGCAGTGCACCGTCTACCCCGCCGAGGGCTGA
- a CDS encoding efflux RND transporter periplasmic adaptor subunit codes for MNWRRTAVGGALALPLVVGGLVLAKGEGADSQGGAPSAQMPATPVVAAEVLSKPVADVAEFTGVLAAVHSVELRPRVGGYIESVRFAEGGLVTAGQVLFQLDARTFEAAFARAKADLLQAEERQTLAQKRFERGEKLVAEQAISQGDFDVLVAERAESRARVESAKAAVRAAEIDLQDTRVRSPVSGRVGRALVTQGNLVSGGSANATVLTTVVSVEPYYVYFDVDEATYLRFSGTASGARGKDGRVNSVPVRVALRGEDSFSREARLDFLDNQVSVETGTARARAVLPNPDGKLTAGLYARVRLETGAARPTILIQDQAVATDQKGRYVLVIRADQTLEQRRVELGPLDGGLRVVRGGLSAGERVVLKGLARPGMKVAPTVVAMADSEHVGGARP; via the coding sequence ATGAATTGGAGACGTACGGCGGTGGGAGGGGCGTTGGCCCTTCCGCTGGTGGTGGGCGGTCTTGTCCTCGCGAAGGGCGAGGGCGCGGATTCGCAAGGAGGCGCCCCCAGCGCCCAGATGCCCGCGACGCCCGTGGTCGCCGCGGAGGTCCTCAGCAAGCCCGTCGCGGACGTGGCCGAGTTCACCGGCGTGCTCGCGGCGGTGCACAGCGTGGAGCTGCGGCCCCGCGTGGGCGGCTACATCGAGTCGGTCCGCTTCGCCGAGGGCGGGCTCGTCACGGCGGGGCAGGTGTTGTTCCAGCTCGACGCGCGCACCTTCGAGGCGGCCTTCGCCCGGGCGAAGGCGGACCTGCTCCAGGCCGAGGAGCGGCAGACGCTCGCGCAGAAGCGGTTCGAGCGCGGCGAGAAGCTGGTGGCCGAGCAGGCCATCTCCCAAGGTGACTTCGACGTGCTGGTGGCGGAGCGCGCGGAGTCCCGCGCCCGGGTCGAGTCCGCGAAGGCGGCGGTGCGCGCGGCGGAGATCGACCTGCAGGACACGCGCGTGCGCTCGCCGGTCAGCGGCCGGGTGGGCCGGGCCCTGGTGACGCAGGGCAACCTGGTGAGCGGCGGCAGCGCCAACGCCACGGTGCTCACCACGGTCGTCTCCGTGGAGCCGTACTACGTCTACTTCGACGTGGATGAGGCGACGTACCTGCGCTTCTCGGGCACGGCGTCGGGTGCGCGCGGCAAGGATGGCCGCGTCAACTCGGTGCCCGTCCGCGTGGCGCTGCGAGGCGAGGACAGCTTCTCTCGCGAGGCCCGGCTCGACTTCCTGGACAACCAGGTGTCGGTGGAGACGGGCACGGCGCGGGCTCGGGCGGTGCTGCCCAATCCGGATGGGAAGCTGACGGCGGGGCTGTACGCCCGCGTGCGGCTGGAGACGGGCGCGGCGCGTCCGACCATCCTCATCCAGGACCAGGCGGTGGCGACGGACCAGAAGGGCCGCTACGTGCTGGTGATTCGCGCGGACCAGACGCTGGAGCAGCGGCGGGTGGAGTTGGGGCCCCTCGATGGTGGCTTGCGCGTGGTGCGCGGCGGCCTGTCGGCGGGTGAGCGGGTGGTTCTCAAGGGGTTGGCCCGGCCGGGCATGAAGGTGGCGCCGACGGTGGTGGCCATGGCCGACTCCGAACATGTTGGAGGCGCACGGCCGTGA
- a CDS encoding sensor histidine kinase has protein sequence MKLSLATRIFLGYAVVLVTFGLVSLFSVAELHRNRLEIRLVSQGYLQLSQDAAEMEMNHANQQRHTSRMLEEDSAEIRRAIIRLARVYVPTTFISQRLAATRERATQLRAMAPESEVRFIQELESRLAELDTRYREYGRAAESVFDAFSKQAPDKAQVERATADVLSMEDAIGRELRLLRLSLSNRIRERVDGAEERERQTGLAIISLSVAAILLGLGATAWSARTLRPVRTLIEGVSRIGKGDYSAQLGVRGHDEVAVLARAFDQMARSLQAREAQIKAQAEALMRAEQLAAVGRISAQIVHEVRNPLSSIGLNVELLGDAVEQATFPDPGEASEVKDLLSAVTREVDRLADVTEHYLRMARPQRPDLDPRDVTAVLDGVLDFSREELMRAGVEVVREFAPETPAVLADEGQLRQVFLNLLRNSREAMPHGGLLTIATRPLEQDVEVTVKDTGQGMTEEVRQHLFEPFFTTKEGGTGLGLAVSQQILQAHGGSLSCQSIPGQGTAFVLRLPRA, from the coding sequence ATGAAGCTCTCCCTCGCTACCCGCATCTTCCTGGGCTACGCGGTGGTGCTCGTCACCTTCGGCCTGGTGTCCCTCTTCAGCGTCGCGGAGCTGCACCGCAACCGGCTGGAGATCCGGCTGGTGAGCCAGGGCTATCTCCAGCTCTCCCAGGACGCGGCGGAGATGGAGATGAACCACGCCAACCAGCAACGCCACACCTCGCGCATGCTGGAGGAGGACAGCGCGGAGATCCGCCGCGCCATCATCCGACTGGCGCGTGTCTACGTGCCCACGACCTTCATCTCCCAGCGGCTCGCGGCGACGCGCGAGCGGGCCACGCAGCTTCGCGCCATGGCGCCGGAGAGCGAGGTGCGCTTCATCCAGGAGCTGGAGTCGCGGCTCGCCGAGCTGGACACGCGCTACCGCGAATACGGCCGCGCCGCGGAGAGCGTCTTCGACGCCTTCAGCAAGCAGGCCCCGGACAAGGCCCAGGTGGAGCGCGCCACCGCGGACGTGCTCAGCATGGAGGACGCCATCGGCCGCGAGCTGCGCCTCTTGCGCCTGTCGCTCTCCAACCGCATCCGCGAGCGCGTGGACGGCGCCGAGGAGCGCGAGCGGCAGACGGGCCTGGCCATCATCAGCCTCTCCGTCGCGGCCATCCTCCTGGGCCTGGGCGCCACGGCCTGGTCCGCCCGGACGCTGCGCCCGGTGCGCACGCTCATCGAGGGCGTGTCGCGCATCGGCAAGGGCGACTACAGCGCGCAGCTCGGTGTGAGGGGCCATGACGAGGTGGCGGTGCTCGCGCGGGCGTTCGACCAGATGGCGCGCTCGCTCCAGGCCCGCGAGGCGCAGATAAAAGCCCAGGCGGAGGCGCTGATGCGCGCCGAGCAGCTCGCCGCCGTCGGCCGCATCTCCGCGCAAATCGTCCACGAGGTGCGCAACCCGCTGTCCTCCATCGGACTCAACGTGGAGCTGCTGGGCGACGCGGTGGAGCAGGCCACCTTCCCGGACCCCGGCGAGGCCAGCGAGGTGAAGGACCTGCTGTCCGCCGTCACCCGCGAGGTGGACCGGCTGGCGGACGTCACCGAGCACTACCTGCGCATGGCCCGTCCCCAGCGGCCGGACCTGGACCCTCGCGACGTGACGGCGGTCCTCGACGGCGTGTTGGACTTCTCACGCGAGGAGCTGATGCGCGCGGGCGTGGAGGTGGTGCGCGAGTTCGCGCCGGAGACGCCCGCCGTGCTCGCCGACGAGGGACAGCTGCGCCAGGTCTTCCTCAACCTGCTGCGCAACAGCCGCGAGGCGATGCCCCACGGCGGCCTGCTCACCATCGCCACCCGCCCCCTGGAGCAGGACGTGGAGGTGACGGTGAAGGACACAGGTCAGGGCATGACGGAGGAGGTGCGCCAACACCTCTTCGAGCCGTTCTTCACCACCAAGGAGGGCGGCACCGGCCTGGGGCTGGCGGTGAGTCAACAGATTCTCCAGGCCCACGGGGGCTCGCTCTCCTGCCAGAGTATTCCCGGCCAGGGCACGGCCTTCGTGTTAAGGCTTCCTCGCGCATGA
- a CDS encoding multidrug efflux RND transporter permease subunit codes for MKFAHFFVDRPIFAAVLSVLLLIGGGLSLVQLPLAEYPAVSPPTVVVSAAYPGANPSVIAETVAAPLEQAINGVEGMLYMSSQSTTDGRVALTITFGMEVDADTATVQVQNRVARAIPRLPAEVQRLGVMTEKTSPDMLLVVHLISPDGKLDPLYLSNYAVLQVKDVLQRVSGVGGVGVWGAGEYSMRVWLDPQLLAARNLTASDVVGAIREQNVQVAAGVVGQQPDERSAFQLTVTTQGRLTDEEQFRDIVVKVGEAGQVTRLRDVARVELGASNYSVRARLDGKPAVAIGINQASGSNALDVSAGIRARMEELSKAFPEGMEYRIVYDPTLFVRASISNVVQTLAEAVVLVVLVVLLFLQTWRASVIPLAAVPVSLVGTAAVMQMMGFSLNTLSLFGLVLSIGIVVDDAIVVVENVERHIEQGSSPKEAARKAMTEVTGPIIAITSVLSAVFIPTAFLGGLTGQFYRQFALTIAISTILSAFNSLTLSPALAGVLLRGHHGPKDGLTRFMEKAFGGWLFRPFNRFFDKASAGYVSLVRRVVRISVVALALYVGLLGLTWLGFKKVPAGFVPMQDKYYLVGLAQLPPASSLERTDAVVKEMSDLMLKEKGVANVVAFTGLSINGFVSSPNSAVVFAILDDFEKRKSPDLSANAIAGRLQGKLGGIEEGFAAVFPPPPVPGMGTLAGFKLQVEDRAGLGPEALYTATQALVQKASTDPSLTGLMTTFEINVPQLHAEVDRVKAKQQGVPLSSVFETLQIQLGSLYVNDFNRFGRTYQVNVQADAKHRMESEDIGRLQVRNERGGMVPLAALVDVGPSFGPDQVLRYNGYPAADINGAAAPGVSTGQAVAAMERLAAETLPAGMTFEWTDLTYQEKQAGSEGLFVFPLAILLAFLILAAQYNSWTLPLAVLLTVPLALLSALAGVWFVDGDNNIFTQIGLVVLVGLAAKNAILIVEFAKAQEDEGMGVVQAALEACRLRLRPILMTSIAFIMGVVPLAVATGAGAEMRQAMGVAVFAGMLGVTLFGLVLTPVFYIVIRKLTVRGEERPPAEVPAGMSGAGGHG; via the coding sequence GTGAAGTTCGCGCACTTTTTCGTCGACCGGCCCATCTTCGCGGCCGTGTTGTCCGTGCTGCTGCTGATAGGCGGCGGCTTGTCCCTGGTGCAGTTGCCCCTGGCTGAATATCCCGCCGTGTCGCCGCCCACCGTGGTGGTGAGCGCGGCCTATCCCGGCGCGAACCCGTCTGTCATCGCGGAGACGGTGGCCGCGCCGCTCGAGCAGGCCATCAACGGCGTGGAGGGCATGCTCTACATGTCCTCGCAGTCCACCACCGACGGCCGGGTGGCGTTGACCATCACCTTCGGCATGGAGGTGGATGCCGATACCGCGACGGTGCAGGTGCAGAACCGCGTGGCGCGAGCCATCCCGCGCCTCCCGGCGGAGGTGCAGCGGCTGGGCGTCATGACGGAGAAGACGAGCCCGGACATGCTGCTCGTGGTGCACCTCATCTCCCCGGACGGGAAGCTGGATCCGCTCTACCTCTCCAACTACGCGGTGCTTCAAGTGAAGGACGTGCTCCAGCGCGTCTCCGGCGTGGGCGGCGTGGGCGTGTGGGGCGCGGGTGAGTACAGCATGCGCGTCTGGTTGGACCCGCAGCTGTTGGCCGCGCGCAACCTCACCGCGAGCGACGTGGTGGGCGCCATCCGCGAGCAGAACGTGCAGGTGGCCGCGGGTGTGGTGGGGCAGCAGCCGGATGAGCGCTCCGCCTTCCAGCTCACCGTCACCACGCAGGGCCGGCTCACGGACGAGGAGCAGTTCCGCGACATCGTGGTCAAGGTGGGCGAGGCCGGACAGGTGACCCGGCTGCGCGACGTGGCGCGCGTGGAGCTGGGCGCGAGCAACTACTCGGTGCGCGCCCGGTTGGATGGAAAGCCGGCGGTGGCCATCGGCATCAACCAGGCCTCGGGCTCCAACGCGCTGGACGTGTCCGCGGGCATCCGCGCTCGCATGGAAGAGCTGAGCAAGGCCTTCCCGGAGGGCATGGAGTACCGCATCGTCTACGACCCGACCCTCTTCGTCCGCGCGTCCATCTCCAACGTGGTGCAGACGCTGGCGGAGGCGGTGGTGCTGGTGGTGCTGGTGGTGCTGCTCTTCCTCCAGACCTGGCGCGCCTCCGTCATCCCGCTGGCCGCGGTGCCCGTGTCGCTGGTGGGCACGGCGGCGGTGATGCAGATGATGGGCTTCTCGCTCAACACGCTGTCGCTCTTCGGGTTGGTGCTCTCCATCGGCATCGTGGTGGATGACGCCATCGTCGTGGTGGAGAACGTCGAGCGACACATCGAGCAGGGCTCCAGTCCCAAGGAAGCGGCCCGCAAGGCGATGACCGAGGTGACGGGCCCCATCATCGCCATCACCTCCGTGTTGTCCGCGGTGTTCATCCCCACGGCGTTCCTGGGCGGCTTGACGGGCCAGTTCTACCGGCAGTTCGCGCTGACCATCGCCATCTCCACCATCCTCTCGGCCTTCAACTCGCTCACGCTCAGCCCGGCGCTCGCCGGAGTCCTGCTGCGCGGGCACCACGGCCCGAAGGACGGCCTCACGCGCTTCATGGAGAAGGCGTTCGGCGGCTGGCTCTTCCGTCCCTTCAACCGCTTCTTCGACAAGGCCTCCGCGGGCTACGTGTCGCTGGTGCGGCGGGTGGTGCGCATCAGCGTGGTGGCGCTGGCCCTCTACGTGGGTCTGCTGGGCCTGACGTGGCTGGGCTTCAAGAAGGTCCCCGCCGGCTTCGTCCCCATGCAGGACAAGTACTACCTGGTGGGCCTGGCGCAGCTGCCTCCGGCTTCATCGCTGGAGCGCACGGACGCGGTGGTGAAGGAGATGTCGGACCTGATGCTGAAGGAGAAGGGCGTCGCCAACGTGGTGGCCTTCACGGGCCTCTCCATCAACGGCTTCGTCAGCTCGCCCAACTCCGCGGTCGTGTTCGCCATCCTGGACGACTTCGAGAAGCGGAAGTCTCCGGACCTGTCGGCGAACGCCATCGCCGGCCGCCTCCAGGGGAAGCTGGGCGGCATCGAGGAGGGCTTCGCGGCCGTGTTCCCACCGCCGCCCGTGCCGGGCATGGGCACGCTGGCGGGCTTCAAGCTCCAGGTGGAGGACCGCGCGGGTCTGGGGCCGGAGGCGCTCTACACGGCCACCCAGGCGTTGGTGCAGAAGGCGTCGACGGACCCGTCGCTGACGGGGTTGATGACGACCTTTGAAATCAACGTGCCCCAGCTCCACGCGGAGGTGGACCGGGTGAAGGCGAAGCAGCAGGGCGTCCCGCTGAGCTCCGTGTTCGAGACGCTCCAGATTCAGCTGGGCTCGCTCTACGTGAACGACTTCAACCGCTTCGGCCGCACGTATCAGGTGAATGTCCAGGCGGACGCGAAGCACCGCATGGAGTCGGAGGACATCGGCCGGCTGCAGGTGCGCAACGAGCGGGGCGGCATGGTGCCACTGGCGGCGCTGGTGGACGTGGGGCCCTCGTTCGGTCCGGACCAGGTGCTGCGGTACAACGGCTATCCGGCGGCGGACATCAACGGCGCGGCGGCTCCGGGCGTGAGCACGGGACAGGCCGTGGCGGCGATGGAGCGGCTGGCGGCGGAGACACTGCCCGCGGGCATGACGTTCGAGTGGACCGACCTGACGTACCAGGAGAAGCAAGCGGGCAGCGAAGGACTGTTCGTCTTCCCGCTGGCCATCCTGCTGGCGTTCCTCATCCTGGCGGCGCAGTACAACAGCTGGACCTTGCCGCTGGCGGTGTTGCTGACGGTGCCGCTCGCGTTGTTGAGCGCGCTGGCGGGGGTGTGGTTCGTGGATGGGGACAACAACATCTTCACGCAGATTGGCCTGGTGGTGCTGGTGGGCCTGGCGGCGAAGAACGCCATCCTCATCGTCGAGTTCGCCAAGGCGCAGGAGGATGAAGGCATGGGCGTGGTGCAGGCGGCGCTGGAAGCGTGCCGGCTGCGTCTGCGGCCCATCCTGATGACCTCCATCGCGTTCATCATGGGTGTGGTTCCGCTGGCGGTGGCCACGGGCGCCGGCGCGGAGATGCGCCAGGCGATGGGCGTGGCGGTGTTCGCGGGAATGCTGGGCGTGACGCTGTTCGGTCTGGTGTTGACGCCGGTCTTCTACATCGTCATCCGGAAGCTCACGGTGCGCGGCGAGGAGCGCCCTCCCGCGGAAGTCCCGGCGGGGATGTCGGGTGCGGGAGGTCACGGATGA
- a CDS encoding ion transporter has protein sequence MSRPSEQSPTGGFRARLHTVIFEADTPAGKAFDVALLWVIVFSVAAVMMESVASIRVQYATALSVAEWAFTVIFALEYVLRLVAVRRPLDYMRSFFGVVDLMAILPSFLSVIFPGAQTLLVIRVLRLLRVFRVLKLGHLLGQAEVLLTALRASRAKITVFLGVVLSIAVIMGALMYMVEGERHGFDSIPRSMYWAIVTMTTVGFGDITPKTVLGQFIASVLMIMGYGILAVPTGIVSVELAKASRMSPDTQACPGCGKQGHDLDARYCKACGTALDWAVSRPESG, from the coding sequence GTGTCCAGGCCCTCCGAGCAGAGCCCCACGGGCGGTTTTCGCGCCCGTCTCCATACCGTCATCTTCGAGGCCGATACGCCCGCGGGGAAGGCGTTCGACGTGGCCCTGCTGTGGGTCATCGTGTTCAGCGTCGCGGCGGTGATGATGGAGAGCGTGGCCTCCATCCGCGTCCAGTACGCCACGGCGCTGAGCGTGGCGGAGTGGGCCTTCACCGTCATCTTCGCGCTGGAGTACGTGCTGCGGCTCGTCGCCGTCCGCAGGCCGCTGGACTACATGCGCAGCTTCTTCGGGGTGGTGGACCTGATGGCCATCCTCCCTTCGTTCCTGAGCGTCATCTTTCCCGGGGCGCAGACGCTGCTGGTGATTCGCGTGCTGCGCCTGCTGCGGGTCTTCCGGGTGCTGAAGCTGGGACACCTGCTGGGACAGGCGGAGGTGCTGCTCACCGCGCTTCGCGCGAGCCGGGCGAAGATCACCGTGTTCCTCGGCGTGGTGCTGAGCATCGCCGTCATCATGGGCGCGCTCATGTACATGGTGGAGGGAGAGCGGCACGGCTTCGACAGCATTCCCCGCTCCATGTACTGGGCCATCGTGACGATGACGACGGTGGGCTTCGGAGACATCACGCCGAAGACGGTGCTGGGGCAGTTCATCGCGTCGGTGTTGATGATCATGGGCTACGGCATCCTCGCGGTGCCCACGGGCATCGTGTCCGTGGAGCTGGCGAAGGCCTCCCGCATGAGCCCGGACACCCAGGCGTGTCCAGGCTGCGGCAAGCAGGGGCACGACCTGGATGCGCGCTACTGCAAGGCGTGCGGAACGGCGCTCGATTGGGCGGTCTCGAGGCCCGAGTCGGGGTGA
- a CDS encoding 6-pyruvoyl trahydropterin synthase family protein → MPRTTTLELHKEEMKFSAGHFTIFSATHRENLHGHNFTVFVALTGEVTDNGMLSDYGPLKRTIIERCHAWNETFFLPDRSPHLKLERDAKGNVLARFNGEELHFLARDVTVLPVANVTLEELARVFGEELVGDGSAMRRDGVLKLVVKCASGPGQWSSWEWEAA, encoded by the coding sequence ATGCCACGCACGACGACCCTCGAGCTCCACAAGGAAGAGATGAAGTTCTCGGCCGGGCACTTCACCATCTTCTCGGCGACGCACCGCGAGAACCTGCACGGCCACAACTTCACCGTCTTCGTCGCGCTGACGGGAGAGGTGACCGACAACGGCATGCTCTCCGACTACGGCCCGCTGAAGCGGACCATCATCGAGCGCTGCCACGCCTGGAACGAGACCTTCTTCCTCCCGGACCGCTCCCCGCACCTGAAGCTGGAGCGGGACGCGAAGGGCAATGTGCTCGCGCGCTTCAACGGCGAGGAGCTCCACTTCCTGGCCCGCGACGTGACGGTGCTCCCCGTGGCGAACGTGACGCTGGAGGAGCTGGCGCGCGTCTTCGGCGAGGAGCTGGTGGGAGATGGCTCGGCGATGCGCCGCGATGGCGTCCTGAAGCTGGTGGTGAAGTGCGCCTCCGGCCCCGGTCAGTGGTCCTCCTGGGAGTGGGAGGCGGCGTGA